One genomic segment of Hordeum vulgare subsp. vulgare chromosome 2H, MorexV3_pseudomolecules_assembly, whole genome shotgun sequence includes these proteins:
- the LOC123431119 gene encoding S-antigen protein-like, with the protein MSNQIEAKRGFHSENIPSSIPKSRCEGESPVIRSTDSQMAGEKGPFTKIMAEVSVQDGQLLKPCSAKRKADEAAAGDGDESHLNLKVRSPKRKADEAAAGDGDESHLNLKVRSPKRKADEAAAGDGDESHLNLKVRSPKRKADEAAAGDGDESHLNLKVRSPKRKAEAAATGTTLGEEEAASEKPSADAVAESEKALAAATKGDGPAPARKKTRLPQEEVDRILARAVDTNQPPRFIQVLRSKNPSLLPSPEEETDASKVALYATARMYYESRQSFAEYQAWVLSQLHDKGYVEVDDEAIAARAELRAYSDQARKEAF; encoded by the coding sequence ATGTCAAATCAAATCGAAGCGAAGCGAGGGTTCCACAGCGAAAACATCCCAAGCTCCATCCCCAAATCTCGGTGCGAAGGAGAGTCGCCGGTGATCAGATCGACAGATTCACAGATGGCCGGTGAGAAGGGCCCGTTCACCAAAATCATGGCGGAGGTCAGCGTTCAGGATGGCCAGCTTCTCAAGCCGTGCAGCGCCAAAAGGAAGGCAGATGAGGCGGCTGCCGGCGACGGCGATGAGTCTCACCTGAACCTGAAGGTGCGCAGTCCCAAAAGGAAGGCAGATGAGGCTGCTGCCGGCGACGGCGATGAGTCTCACCTGAACCTGAAGGTGCGCAGTCCCAAAAGGAAGGCAGATGAGGCTGCTGCCGGCGACGGCGATGAGTCTCACCTGAACCTGAAGGTGCGCAGTCCCAAAAGGAAGGCAGATGAGGCTGCTGCCGGCGACGGCGATGAGTCTCACCTGAACCTGAAGGTGCGCAGTCCCAAAAGGAAGGCGGAGGCTGCTGCGACCGGCACTACTTTGGGGGAAGAAGAAGCTGCTTCAGAGAAGCCGTCGGCGGACGCCGTCGCAGAGTCAGAGAAGGCGTTGGCGGCGGCGACAAAAGGAGACGGGCCCGctccggcgaggaagaagacgcgGCTACCGCAGGAGGAGGTGGACCGGATCCTTGCCCGGGCGGTGGACACCAATCAGCCCCCTCGTTTCATCCAGGTCCTGAGGAGCAAAAATCCCAGCTTGCTGCCTtcgccggaggaggagacggacgcGTCCAAGGTGGCCTTGTACGCCACCGCCCGTATGTACTACGAATCTCGACAGAGTTTCGCCGAGTACCAGGCCTGGGTCCTTAGCCAGCTCCATGACAAGGGCTACGTCGAGGTGGATGACGAGGCCATCGCGGCCCGGGCCGAGCTCAGAGCATACAGCGACCAAGCGCGGAAGGAGGCGTTCTGA